The Brassica oleracea var. oleracea cultivar TO1000 chromosome C6, BOL, whole genome shotgun sequence genome includes a region encoding these proteins:
- the LOC106297758 gene encoding uncharacterized protein LOC106297758 translates to MKENGGVPVDDFTLMKNAYTNKKTGEIQDGLIKGVIQVVENRKVDLLATQASMCEEGDSASSNSLTVEQLNNLVLEAVPKKKGRYVGLARSTGGASSSSSAHYPLVDELIEKIKTKDTEIEFLKQDNAEIRVELQQNRTTMEENNVLTQTLLQKFRTRFGEDF, encoded by the exons ATGAAGGAAAACGGTGGAGTTCCCGTAGATGATTTTACCCTGATGAAGAACGCCTATACCAACAAGAAGACTGGGGAGATTCAGGATGGACTTATTAAGGGCGTAATCCAGGTCGTGGAAAATCGAAAAGTGGATCTCCTCGCGACTCAAGCTTCTATGTGTGAAGAAGGCGATTCTGCATCTTCCAACTCCTTAACCGTAGAGCAACTCAACAACCTTGTTCTCGAG GCTGTTCCAAAGAAAAAGGGCCGTTATGTTGGATTGGCTCGTTCGACCGGAGGGGCTTCTTCTTCTTCTTCAGCTCACTATCCACTCGTTGATGAGCTTATCGAGAAGATTAAGACCAAGGATACGGAGATTGAGTTCCTGAAGCAGGACAATGCTGAAATCCGGGTTGAGCTGCAGCAAAACCGAACGACTATGGAGGAAAACAATGTTCTCACCCAGACCTTGTTGCAGAAGTTTAGGACCCGATTCGGTGAAGACTTTTAG
- the LOC106297757 gene encoding uncharacterized protein LOC106297757 has product MSVGIPPTTYTLVYTTLITTISEPHIANQQATIPFYPESRELLARLDNPYYYDILGPAGCSEPLFVLPQPFFELPPAERRCRHVSKDDDEEEADVFLDDFPADMFDQVDDPNQSP; this is encoded by the exons ATGTCCGTCGGTATTCCGCCG ACGACTTACACGTTAGTCTACACAACCCTTATTACTACGATATCTGAGCCGCATATTGCTAATCAGCAAGCGACCATCCCTTTCTATCCCGAAAGCAGAGAGCTTTTGGCTAGACTCGACAACCCTTATTACTACGATATCCTCGGACCGGCTGGTTGTTCTGAGCCGTTGTTCGTTCTCCCTCAGCCGTTTTTTGAGCTGCCTCCTGCAGAGAGAAGATGTAGACATGTGTCAAAGGATGATGATGAAGAAGAAGCTGATGTTTTCTTAGATGATTTCCCGGCTGACATGTTTGATCAAGTTGACGATCCAAATCAGAGTCCTTAG